The Agrobacterium vitis region TCCAGGAAGCGACACTGGACGATAGCGGCGATGGGGTGTTGAAATTCAACCTCACCGATGCCGGTATCGATTATCGCATGTCCTCGGCACTCACCCAGTCCATCGAAGTCGTGCGTCGCCGCGTCGATGAGCTTGGCAATACCGAGCCGTTGATCCAGCGCCAGGGCTCTGACCGGATCATCGTGCAGGTGCCGGGCCTGGGCGATCCGCAGCGGTTGAAGAATCTTCTGAACCAGACCGCGAAACTGAGCTTCCGCATGGTCGATACCAGCATGTCGGCCACCGAAGCGATCAGCGGCCGCCCACCTGCAACGTCCGAAGTGCTGTACAGCCAGGATGAGGCGGCTGTGCCCTATCTGGTCGAAAAGCGGGTTCTGGTGTCCGGCGAGGATCTAGTCGATGCCCAGGCAAGCTTCAATCAGCAGAATAACGAACCGGTCGTCAGCTTCCGCTTCGATAGCCGTGGTGCGCAGCGCTTTGCCCAGGCGACTCAGCAGAATGTCGGGCGACCCTTTGCCATCGTGCTCGACAATCAGGTGATTTCCGCACCTGTCATCCGTGAACCGATTGTTGGTGGTTCCGGCCAGATTTCCGGCAATTTCACGGTGCAGGGCGCCAATGATCTCGCAGTCCTGCTGCGCGCCGGCGCATTGCCGGCAACCTTGACCGTAGTCGAAGAGCGCACCGTCGGCCCAAGCCTTGGCGCCGACTCGATCCGGGCCGGGGTTTCTGCCGGCTTCATCGGTGCGGGGCTTGTCGTGGTGCTGATGATCGGGCTTTACGGCTTCTTCGGCGTGCTTGCCGTGCTGGCGCTGTTGGCCAATATCGTCATGATTCTGGCCATCCTCACCCTGCTTGGATCGACGCTGACGCTGCCGGGCATCGCCGGTATCGTATTGACCATCGGTATGGCTGTTGATTCCAACGTGCTGATCTACGAGCGTATCCGCGAGGAATATAAGAGCGGGCGTTCCCTCATTCAGTCGATCGATATCGGCTTCAACAAGGCCTTGGCGACCATTGTCGACGCCAATGTCACCACGCTGATTGCCGCTGGCGTGTTGTTCTTTCTCGGCTCCGGTCCGGTGCGTGGCTTCTCGGTAACGCTTGCCATCGGTATCATCACCACGGTGTTTACCGCCTTTGGCTTGACCCGTTGGATGTTTACCGTCTGGGTGAACACGCGCCGTCCCAAAGCTCTGCCCAAGGGGGTTCGGACCGGAATTTTCGATGGCACAAACATCCCGTTCATGGGTGTCCGCCGTTACACGTTCCTGCTGTCGGCTGCCTTGTCCATTGCCGCCCTTGTCGGTTTCGGCACGGTCGGCATGAAGCTCGGCATCGATTTTACCGGCGGTTCGATCATCGAGTTGAAGGCCCGTCAGGGCAATGCCGATCCCGCTGCCATCCGCGAACAGTTGAGCAGTCTCAATCTCGGCGACGTTCAGGTCCAGGGTTTTGGCGATCCGAGCAGCGTTCTGGTCCGTTTGCAGGCCCAGGACGAGGGTGAAAACGGCGAACAATCGGCTGTTGCCAAGGTGCGTGGCGAATTGGAGCAGGCTTACGAGTTCCGCCGCACCGAAGTCGTCGGCCCGTCCGTATCGGGTGAGTTGACGAAATCCGCAACCATTGGCGTGTTGATTTCGCTGATGGCGATCCTGGTCTATATCTGGATCCGGTTTGAATGGCAGTTTGCGGCAGGCGCGATCATCGCAACCCTGCACGACGTCATCCTGACGCTTGGCCTCTATGTGATCACCGGGGTGGAATTCGACCTCAGCAGTATCGCGGCCATCCTGACGATTGTCGGCTATTCGCTGAACGATACCGTGGTCGTCTATGACCGCATGCGCGAGAACCTGCGCCGCTACAAGAAAATGCCGCTGGATGTGCTGATCGACACATCGATCAATCAGACCCTGTCTCGGACCATCCTGACATCGGTGACGACGCTTCTGGCCCTTCTGGCATTGTTCCTGTTCGGTGGCGAGGTTATCCGCTCCTTCACCTTTGCCATGCTGTTCGGGGTTCTCGTTGGCACATTCTCCTCTATCTATATGGCGGCACCGGTGCTGATCGCCTTCCGTCTTCGCCCCGAAGGTCAGGGCGAGCCGGATAAGGCTGTAAAAGCAAAGCCGGAGAAGAACGGCACTGCGGGCAAGGCGGGAGCATAGGCATTGGCAAAGGGCATTATCATCCGCGAGGCGCATTTTCCGGGCCGGTCCCCCATCGATGCCTATGGCAATGGCGGGTTCCGGTTTGCGGATATGTCGCATCGCGGCTCCCTTTTGCTTTTACCATCAGGCATTTATGGCTGGGATATGAGCGAGGGCGAGGACCTGACGGTCACCGCCCTCCAGCGCTTGCTGGACGAGGCGGATAAGGTCGAGTTCCTGTTGCTCGGCACGGGCACGGAACTGCGCCGTATCCCCAGCGACGTTAAAGCCGCTCTGACCGCCGCTGGCATCGGGTCTGACCCGATGAGCACCGGTGCTGCGGTGCGGACCTATAATGTGATGCTGGCGGAAGAACGGCCCGTGGCCGCCGCATTGATTGCAGTCTGATCTCATGGCTGAAAGCGCAAAGCCATCGCCATTGGTCCCGGATGTATGCCTTACGACGCTGCGGGAGATCGACCGCGACCGGTATTTGGCCTGCCTTCTCTCCCCGCCGGAAAAGCAGCCTGCCTTGGCAGCGCTTTATGCCTTTAATGCGGAGCTTGCCCGCGTGCGTGATCTGGTGCGGGAGCCCTTGCCGGGGGAAATTCGGTTGCAATATTGGCGCGACCTGCTTTCGGGCAAGGGGCATGGCGATACCACGGCCAATCCGCTGGCGGCAGGGCTTTTGGCGGCGGTGGAGCGCTATCACTTACCGGTTCAGCCTTTGCTCGACATGATCGATGCGCGGATTGCCGACCTTTATGATGATCCGATCGGGCCGAGATCGGCGCTGGAAGGCTATGCGGGAGAGACCGCCTCGGCGCTGATCCAACTGGCGAGCCTGGTGCTTGATGCCCAGGCCGCACTGAATTGCGCAACCATTGCAGGCCATGCCGGGGTTGCTCAGGCCATCGCCGGCCTGCTGGCGCTGATGCCGCAGCATCGGGCGCGGGGACAACTCTACATTCCCGACGAAATCCTGACCGCGACTGGCCTCGACCGCGATGCCTTCCTGTCGGGCAAGGACGAGATGCGGATCGATGGTGCAATCGAAGCCTTTGCCGGTCTGGGGCTCGATCATCTTGCCAAGGCGCGCGCTGGTGGCAAGCTTCCGGCATCTTTGGTTGCTGCCTATCTGCCCGTGGCGCTCGCCGGTCCAATTCTGCGGGATGCTCGTCGGCGCGGCGCCGATATTCTGCAAACACCGATCCGCCGAGCCCAGTGGCGCCGCCAGCTGACACTGCTGCGCGCCAGCATGACGGGTCGATTTTAGGGCTGCAAGGTTCCTCCTGAACCAGCCCCTCGGGAAAACCCGGATTACACTTTTCCTGGCAAACGATGCACAGGTTTGCACTCCGGCTCCAAACTCACGCAAGGCTCATCCGTTAGTTCTTACCTACTGCAAAATCCGCAAGTTGGAATCGTATCAAAGGATTATGCAGCAGATATAAAGTGTTGCCGCAATTGCGCGATCCTCGATCGGCAGTGCTGCTCTCGCATCATCCGGAGGTTGCCAGTGGGCGTTGGGATCGGTATTTTTGTGTTTTTGGGCATTATCGCCTTCGCGTGGTACGTCTCGCGCATGGCGGAGCGCAATGACGGCGAAACCCTAAGCGATGTCGGACTTGCCATCCTGGAATTCGGCCGGGCCTTTCCTGGCGAAGCTATCCGCAGCCTGCATGCCACAGCCGATGGCAAGGCAGTTTTCGTCAGGCTGCATGACAACCGCGCTGGCTTCATGCGCAATCTTCGCAATCATTATGCCTGCCATTTGATCGAGCCGGGGCATGTGCAGGTCCGCCCCCTGGAGAGCGTTCACGGCTTCCACGTCACGTTTCTCGATGCAGCCCAACATAACGGCGACTATATTTTCGCCAAACCCGCCGAGGCCGCAGAAGTATCGCTTTGGCTGCTCGGCAACTATATCGCGCCGAGCGATTTGCAACCGGCAGAAGACAGGTTTGACAAGACGTCCTCTTGAGTAGGATGGGCTATCAGGTCCTTTGAGATCTTCGGGCCTTGCTCTTACAGGCCCGCGTCTTCCATTTGCGCAACAGGCTGTGGAATGTGCGGCGGCAGGCCGAGCCATTCCCGGCAATGCGCCAGGGCGCGGATGGCGATCAACTGTCGCTTCATGACAGTCTTGTCCTTGCCCCGGAATCGCTTCACGCCTTCGGGCTTGACGATGGAGCCAGGCTCCAGATCCGGAAACAGGCCAAAGTTGATGTTCATCGGCTGGAAAGACTTTTTGCCGGGCTCATCGTTGGACACGATATGGCCACCGGTAATATGGTTGAGCAGCGCACCGAGCGCCGTTGTCACCGGCGGCGGGCTAAAGGCTTCGCCCTTGCGCTCGGCAGCAGCAAAGCGACCGGCCAGAAGACCGATGGAGGCGCTCTCGACATAGCCTTCGCAGCCGGTGATCTGTCCTGCAAAACGCAGGCCCGGTCTGCTCTTTAGGGAAAGAGACGGATCAAGCAGCACTGGTGAATGGATA contains the following coding sequences:
- a CDS encoding Mth938-like domain-containing protein, producing the protein MAKGIIIREAHFPGRSPIDAYGNGGFRFADMSHRGSLLLLPSGIYGWDMSEGEDLTVTALQRLLDEADKVEFLLLGTGTELRRIPSDVKAALTAAGIGSDPMSTGAAVRTYNVMLAEERPVAAALIAV
- a CDS encoding phytoene/squalene synthase family protein; protein product: MAESAKPSPLVPDVCLTTLREIDRDRYLACLLSPPEKQPALAALYAFNAELARVRDLVREPLPGEIRLQYWRDLLSGKGHGDTTANPLAAGLLAAVERYHLPVQPLLDMIDARIADLYDDPIGPRSALEGYAGETASALIQLASLVLDAQAALNCATIAGHAGVAQAIAGLLALMPQHRARGQLYIPDEILTATGLDRDAFLSGKDEMRIDGAIEAFAGLGLDHLAKARAGGKLPASLVAAYLPVALAGPILRDARRRGADILQTPIRRAQWRRQLTLLRASMTGRF
- the secDF gene encoding protein translocase subunit SecDF → MLHFSRWKTILLWLAVVASVLIALPDLFSKDQLARLPSWFPSKQMTLGLDLQGGSHIMLKIDRNDIVKERLEAVVGDIRGSLRDAGVRYTGLNGVGQAVQVRITDPAQLDAARKALQTLTAPVSTGGFGSSSIQEATLDDSGDGVLKFNLTDAGIDYRMSSALTQSIEVVRRRVDELGNTEPLIQRQGSDRIIVQVPGLGDPQRLKNLLNQTAKLSFRMVDTSMSATEAISGRPPATSEVLYSQDEAAVPYLVEKRVLVSGEDLVDAQASFNQQNNEPVVSFRFDSRGAQRFAQATQQNVGRPFAIVLDNQVISAPVIREPIVGGSGQISGNFTVQGANDLAVLLRAGALPATLTVVEERTVGPSLGADSIRAGVSAGFIGAGLVVVLMIGLYGFFGVLAVLALLANIVMILAILTLLGSTLTLPGIAGIVLTIGMAVDSNVLIYERIREEYKSGRSLIQSIDIGFNKALATIVDANVTTLIAAGVLFFLGSGPVRGFSVTLAIGIITTVFTAFGLTRWMFTVWVNTRRPKALPKGVRTGIFDGTNIPFMGVRRYTFLLSAALSIAALVGFGTVGMKLGIDFTGGSIIELKARQGNADPAAIREQLSSLNLGDVQVQGFGDPSSVLVRLQAQDEGENGEQSAVAKVRGELEQAYEFRRTEVVGPSVSGELTKSATIGVLISLMAILVYIWIRFEWQFAAGAIIATLHDVILTLGLYVITGVEFDLSSIAAILTIVGYSLNDTVVVYDRMRENLRRYKKMPLDVLIDTSINQTLSRTILTSVTTLLALLALFLFGGEVIRSFTFAMLFGVLVGTFSSIYMAAPVLIAFRLRPEGQGEPDKAVKAKPEKNGTAGKAGA